In the Salvelinus namaycush isolate Seneca unplaced genomic scaffold, SaNama_1.0 Scaffold475, whole genome shotgun sequence genome, one interval contains:
- the LOC120041555 gene encoding uncharacterized protein LOC120041555, protein MAAVLWQACCGSERDWVRACCGSERDWLGHAVAVRETRLGRAVAVRETGLGRAVAVRETGLGRAVAVRETGLGHAVAVRETRLGRAVAVRETRLGHAVAVRETGLGRAVAVRETRLGHAVAVRETGLGRAVAVRETGLGHAVAVRETGLGRAVAVRETGLRLGRAVAVRETGLGRAVAVRETGLGHAVAVRETGLGHAVAVRETRLGHAVAVRETGLGRAVAVRETRLGRAVAVRETRLGHAVAVRETGLGHAVAVRETGLGRAVAVRETRLGRAVAVRETGLGRAVAVRETGLGRAVAVRHREGVHGPFKNQN, encoded by the exons ATGGCTGCCGTGCTGTGGCA GGCGTGCTGTGGCAGTGAGAGAGACTGGGTTAGGGCGTGCTGTGGCAGTGAGAGAGACTGGTTAGGGCATGCTGTGGCAGTGAGAGAGACTAGGTTAGGGCGTGCTGTGGCAGTGAGAGAGACTGGGTTAGGGCGTGCTGTGGCAGTGAGAGAGACTGGGTTAGGGCGTGCTGTGGCAGTGAGAGAGACTGGGTTAGGGCATGCTGTGGCAGTGAGAGAGACTAGGTTAGGGCGTGCTGTGGCAGTGAGAGAGACTAGGTTAGGGCATGCTGTGGCAGTGAGAGAGACTGGGTTAGGGCGTGCTGTGGCAGTGAGAGAGACTAGGTTAGGGCATGCTGTGGCAGTGAGAGAGACTGGGTTAGGGCGTGCTGTGGCAGTGAGAGAGACTGGGTTAGGGCATGCTGTGGCAGTGAGAGAGACTGGGTTAGGGCGTGCTGTGGCAGTGAGAGAgactgggttaaggttagggcgtGCTGTGGCAGTGAGAGAGACTGGGTTAGGGCGTGCTGTGGCAGTGAGAGAGACTGGGTTAGGGCATGCTGTGGCAGTGAGAGAGACTGGGTTAGGGCATGCTGTGGCAGTGAGAGAGACTAGGTTAGGGCATGCTGTGGCAGTGAGAGAGACTGGGTTAGGGCGTGCTGTGGCAGTGAGAGAGACTAGGTTAGGGCGTGCTGTGGCAGTGAGAGAGACTAGGTTAGGGCATGCTGTGGCAGTGAGAGAGACTGGGTTAGGGCATGCTGTGGCAGTGAGAGAGACTGGGTTAGGGCGTGCTGTGGCAGTGAGAGAGACTAGGTTAGGGCGTGCTGTGGCAGTGAGAGAGACTGGGTTAGGGCGTGCTGTGGCAGTGAGAGAGACTGG GTTAGGGCGTGCTGTGGCAGTGAGACACAGGGAGGGGGTTCATGGACCCTTTAAGAACCAGAACTGA